From the Capra hircus breed San Clemente chromosome 14, ASM170441v1, whole genome shotgun sequence genome, the window AACACTTTCATAGGAAACGGCTTCCTTCTATCCAAGATTGGTGTCCTATGCTACTGCAGAACATTGGGAATGTTGTTATACAAGGGGGAGAAAACAGACCCCAGTTTAAGCATGACTTTTCCTTCCTGAACACATTCAAATGATCTGTTTAACTTATGTATTCACTTAATAAGCAGGATATGAACACAGAACACTTGAACTGGCCTAaagcgatttatggggtcacaaagagtcagacacgactgagcgactgaactgaaatatgtttTTGATTGCTTATGTAGATGTTATAAGTTGATCTAACACAAGCATATactaatgagaaaaatatatattgcttCAATTCAAATATTCTGAGTAAATTATACTGATTGAATTTTCCCTACTGTTTGATCAGCTCTGTGCTAAAACTTCATGGAACTTTCAAATGAGTATCTCCACAAAAGTTTCAAATGAACTGCCAAGTGAACTTGGTAGGGAAGTCCTAACAGACCACGGAAGTGATGCTGCTTAGACTACTGgacagggaaaaacaaaacatgataaCAATGAAAATTGTTTCTgccacattttaaaagcaaacttacCTACCATAACCAGGAACATTAAGAGTGTGCCTACACAACTCAAATACAATTCTGTAAAGGAATCCATCAGTTTAATAGATCAACTTGTAATTTTTCCAGTCTTTTGATGACATGGAAGCCAAAAGAATTGATGTTATGAcagaatttttaaacattttttctacTGAATAAAGGATGTAATGAAAAATCCATACCAAAGATAAAATTCAATGCTGTAGAATATGTATGCCAATCACCATTTCGAATGAAACCTATTGAAATGAAAACCTCAATACTATTTAAAGCTGCTCTCATGAAATAGCTTATGCCCAGACCCTTTTTCCCTCTGGGAGTTACAGTGAGAAATAGCTATCCTAGCACCATTGTTGCCTGCTGTGAAAAGTATGACACTCTGGGTTGATTCAAGCAAATGTTCATTTGGTTTAGcctagaaaataaaacatttcacatGGCCACTTTATATTACTAACTTTAAGAAACACAGATAGAATAACAAATATACCCGTTACATTTTCAGCTCAGTTGTTAAGttataaataaacttatatttgGAAAGGACTGTTGTGTACAAGTTTATGAGTACGTCGTTCCTAGTCTTAATCTGATATATTTGGTGCTTTATCTGGATTGTTGATGCACTCAAAGCTTTGAATTTAAGACATTTTTGTCTTAATGAAACATGGAAAGGTGAGGTTCCTCTAATTCTTGCAATACTAGACTGTTGAGTTAATTCTAAAAACCCATTCATATAAAAACTTATTACACTATAGCCATTATATAAGAAGCTGGTATAAACACACAAAGATAAGACAGAATTTCTGCCAAAGAGGAGCTCATGAAAGACTTAATTTTATCTCAAATAAAAGCTTAATAACATTAATAATACTTTTAATATTCATGATTTTCTATTAATATGGTAATTTTACCTTCATATGAACTTCTGTGAATCACATGGCAAATATCATTATTCTTTTTGAGACCTGAGAAATCAAGCCACACGAGTAAACCAGCAATAGGATGGAACTGATTATAGCCTTTTTTTGGTTTAATAGTTATTTTACTACTTCTGTAGAACTAGTTTAGGAAACTCAAGAAAGACTATCTAGATAAAGCAAACAAATATCCCACTAATGAACTCTCTCTCCAATTGCCTGTGTATATTAGCTAAAAGTTGATTTGAGACCTGACTCTTCCCGTTATTTCTGTTCTTCATATTAGTCtccaaaaatacttatttttaataaagattatATATGTTCCCACAAAAGCAAAGTCGTTTGATAGGAAAACATTTGGTCAGATTCAGTATGTGAAAGAAATCTGGCCAATTATTTGTCATCATGAAAACCTGAACTCCAGATGCTGGATAATCCCCCATTGGATTTAATTAACTATCTGTCATCTTTCAATGAATCTACACTAAAAAACTGCAAATGTGTAGGGAATTTTAAACAAGTAGCTTCCTTCCTGTTATTTGTACTCTGGAACTAACTGTGTTTACTGATTCTGTAATTCTACTGCAGCATTATATAACttgaaccacacacacacacacacacacacacacacacgcacatgcatgcacatgtaaAATGTAATGTGTTGTCTTGATCCATGTGTTGAATTTCTCCTCTCTGAAAGCGATTTGGgaataaatatttccaaaatcaCATGAGGGAAATTTTCACAGTGATTTGCTTTCCACCATGCTtcacttttggggcttcccagtttgttcagtggtaaagaatccacctgccaatgcaggagacacaggagatgcaagttcaacccctaatttaggaagatcccctggagaaggaaatggcaactcactccagtattcttgcctggagaatcctatggacaaaggaggctggtgggctacagtccatagggttgcaaagagtcagacagtactgaagcgactgcgcatgcacacacgcaaACTTAATGGAGAACTGAAAGATATTCTTCTACTTAGATATGGTAATAGAATTTGGTAATTAGTGCTTAGAAAATCATCTGAAGAGACCCCTTTCACAAAACCATcgctgtctgtgtgtgtacatgagattttccaggtgatGCTCAAGGACCATCATGCTGAATAGACTGGAGAGCAGATAATACCCTTAGCACCTGCGTGTTTCTTTCTGATATCCTTCACCTCCTGCTCACAGGCTTCAAGGTATATTAAACCTTCAGGCTGTGCCTTTCTGAGGCTctccgtgtgtatgtgtgtgtgtgcgcgcgtgcacggTAACCCTATTTCCGTGGGTTTACATGCCTGTCTCCTGATTCTTACTTTTCTTGGACCTCGTCAGTTCACTTAGGTCTTGCTTTCCACCTTCCGAATCAATTATTTACACTCACAGTTGTTCATTCTTCCCTGCCTCATTTAGTTCCAAGTACTATAGCTACATTTTCATGCTAACCAGGAGACTTATATTACACGGTGTGGCCTATCACCTATTCCACCTACATGTGAACATCGTTGGGTTCACTTCCTCAAATTTACATGAAAAATCAATTTGTTAACAAATAACATTTTTTCAGCAAGATATTGagttagccaaaaagtttgtttcccCGTAACATCACAGAAAAATCCGAACAAACTTTTTGGACAACCCAATAATTACGCTGCAttatttcctgaatatttttgtGAGCTTCTTGAAGACAGGAATTATGTCTTATTATCCTTGCATGATCATGATCAGAACATAACTAGCAGAGTGCCTTGCCCATCATAACCACTCCACACATGATTACTGGTACAGTAAAAGAGGTTAAGCAAAATAAATGTGTTCAACCTTACATAAATTGAGAATATCTTTTGGTGGACCCAAATAAAATACTTCCATAATGAAATCTGTGGTTCTTAATTATTATATCTAGATATCATGGAGTTTTATTAGTAGTTTGCAAATGATCAGTTTTGGGATATTAAAAAATGGGTGCAGGAGATGTCCTATCACCTAACATATTGTTTcgaataggatttttaaaaaattcctccaAGTTAACTACAAAATCAAATTATCTATGTATTACATtgtctatgtatgtgtatttatagGCCAAATATATGTTCTATTTGTTAGGAATGTGACATAATTTCTTTGGAAAACAAGCTTTGGAACTGGATGCATCAACTATGTCAATACTACATACACAGTATTTTAGTTTAGACTTAGAGGTCAGAAAATAGAAATGGATGTTTGATTACCTCTAAGGATTAAAAAACATACAAGATAAACACTAATCTTTACAatgaataataaaaggaaaacaagattatgataaaatatgtataatatgtgcaaaactcaatatatatatatgcctatgaTTCCCAGAAACCATTATATTTCCTGGAGGAAAAGATAAACTTATTTAAACCAATACAGGTAGTTTGACGTTACACCTGGAAAGCAGAGATTGTCAGTACAAGACCCTCCATAACTTGGAGGGCAAGCTGAACACGGTACCCCTACTTTATATGGTGCTTCTCCGATCCAGTTGcccctaggaaaaaaaaaagaagagagcatAAGCGTtacttgctcatttttaaaaatctgattgtCCTTAAGCACATGATCACACATTGACGTGTGATGACATTTTCAGAAGTGTGTCATTTTTAGAAAAGCGCTGAAAGTTACATCCATTTCTTATTTCTGTAGCAATTTATTCTATATatcttactttaaaaattctttctgagTAAGTTAATATCATGTTAATTTACAATAATTTACCATGCACGGTGACATTATTAGTCAACCCACATCTGACTTGATGCTCTATCTATCACCACAGCTGCCTCTTTCCTACTGCAGCTTTCCAGAACACATACGCTGTGTCCtcctaaatgtattttttaaaaactcatgctAATTCTATTATAAAGatagtaaaatatatacaaatacatacatatgtatatatatatacacatatataagggtgtatgtgctcagtcgctcagttatgttcagttctttaggaccccatggactgtagcccactaggctcctcagtccatgagattttccaggcaagaaaactggaataggttgtcatttccttctccaggggatcgtcccgatccagggattaaaccctcctctcatgtttcttgcattggcaggtgggttttttaccactagggccacctgggaagcccatatacagtatatatacaaTTTGGGGAGGCTTAGAAATGGTGACATGAGCAAGAAGTTGTCATAAGcacaaaaaatagattttaagagTTCAAAGGATTTCTTTCTAAAGTTGAATAGTTTAGATTGTCAGTATTCATAAAATGAGACACAGAAAACTCAGTAAGAGAATAATGgtttactgtgaagaaggctgagcaccgaagaattgatgcttttgaactgtggtgttggagaagactcttgagagtcccttgaactgcaaggagatccaaccagtccattctgaaggagatcagccctgggatttctttggaaggaatgatgctaaagctgaaactccagtactttggccacctcatgcgaagagttgactcactggaaaagactctgatgccgggaggaattgggggcaggaggagaaggggacgacagaggatgagatggctggatggcatcactgactggatggacgcgagtctgagtgaactccgggagttggtgatggactgggaggcctggcgtgcttcaattcatagggtcgcaaagagttggacacgactgagcgactgaactgaactgaagcagccaCTAAAGATGATTCCAAAACATTTTCCCATATGTAAACTCACAGTTATAATTTTTAGCAATACtgttaattttttgaaataatgcTGAACACATTTAACTGAATGTTGTCAATATTTTCCTTCATCTTGATGGCCATAACGATACACCAAATTCAGCATTTAGGATAAAAACAGTCACAACGTCTTACTGTTACTAAGCTCTTTTAGCTATGACGGAGGAagcaatgaatttatttacagtaGCATGGTGATTATAACTACAGTACTAACATAACCACAGAGCCAGAAGTGTGAAGGAAACTGAATGGTCAGGAGAAAATGTGGTGTGTTGAAGTCAGGGTTGAAGGAACGCATGTACAcgcatggtggattcatgtcaatgtaaggcaaaaccaatacagtattgtaaagtaaaataaagtaaaaacaaaaacaaaaaaaacagcggAAAAGCTAAAAtattgagccattggggaagccccatattCAATAGTAAATCAGTCAATGGAAAAacataatttactttttatcCTTTCAGGCtaattcattttcattctctcatttctctctctttctcttcaacCCCCCAccggcccccccgcccccaccgccacCCAACCCTGTGTTTCATTTTTCCCTGAAAAACAAGTAGGCTTGAGATAACTCCATGCTGGTATTCAACTATCAGTcagaatttttaaactttcttcacTGCCTGTTTCAAAAAACGGTTCTCTGTCACAGCAAATACACCATACTAACACAATATCTTAATCTCTTAGACATAAAACAATCAGACATCTCATCAATAATATTGCAAAAATCCCATCATTGGCCAAAAACAGAATAGCCAAATGAATGTAATAAAAGCCTCTTTCACTAGAGAACTGCCTGGCCTATTTATGTCAGAAAGAAGAGTTAGAGTCTTAATAGGGAAATATAAGGTGCATAACTGAAAGTATCAAACAAATGCACAGCTTTAATGCTTTTCATGATGCAGTCACATTTTACTTTCCAAATCTTACTATTCTAATAACTGTGGAGAGGGGACCATTGGGAAAATCGCTATTTTTCTAACTTTGCAAAAACACTGCCCCTGGCATAAGACCATATAAATGAGTAATGCAGTTATTTGTGAAACGTTTTCTCATTCCCTCCCCATACTGGCAAAGCTGGAGAAAAATCTTTGTTTGGGACTTACTTTGGAAGACACCAGGCGTGTCATAAATCCTTTGCACATTTTAGTATTTACTCCAAAAGGGAAAAGACTCATGTATAAATACTGGAACACTTTATCCAAAGAGTCATTGTTATCAAAAAGGCATTTTATCAAAtgttaacaaatgtttatttatcctcataatacaaaagaatgctcataaatataaaatacaactaTATTTTACAATATTTGATCAATTTTCACAATATGAAATATACAATTTTATGTGTGCCATAGGATGAAATTACTGAATTTTTTATACTGAAGTTTAAATAATGGCACAGCTTTCATTAAAAAGATGTCATAGCATTTAAATTTTCCCTTCTGATTCTGAATGTCTCCTTAACCACctatggaaaaaataaactgtgatttTTAATTCTACccttaaaagaaagaagaagggcttgttttcttttcctagtgAAAAAGTTAAGCCAACATTCTAGGAATGATTGATGAGAATACTGTGGTGTTGATAAATTCCCTAGAAGATCCTTGCCTGAGACTTTTATATAAGCTATCAAAAGCCTGGAagcatatgtttattttataattaccaGGTCTAAAGAAAGATGAGGAGGAGAATTTAGTGAATCTCCAAATCACAAATTGTCTTGCCCAAAATTTTTATCTAGAATCCTCGTGAAATCTTTCAGCTTTTAACTTTTCTAATATATGAGAAGACGGAAGATTTGAGGATCTGAGCTTGTTAGTTAAGTCTTACTCATATTATTTACCTGTTAAAAATATCTATCAGACTAAAGATATTTAACATCATTAAGGATTTCAGGAAGTAGAAGCCAACCAGATACTTACTTTGGGGCATAGTTGCATACCAAATAAACTGCACGGCGCCATACAGCTCCCCAAACATTCATGTTTTGACAAGTATGAATTGCACATCCTATTCGATTGGAGGTGGCCCAAACCATCTGAGAAAATAAACCGATATATCATTATTAGAATCAGGAGTTAAGAAAATGCACGTTCACCAAAatagaaaatgcatttttttaaaaaagaatgaatcagaGCTGAACAAGACAAAATAACCTGTGTATAATGTGTGCACATGGGGCCGAAACATCTCATAGGACATCGGGGATTGCAATCCTGGGGATATGGAAAGGCATAGTCTTTCACTTCGTCATACCATGGCTTGACCAACTGGAGAATAGAGCGGTATCTAAACATCAAGAAACACAATGAGAACTCATAGTACAGCAGTGGCAATATATAGTGGGCTCACATTAAATTACAAGTTAATTGTTCTTTTGCAGGCTATTAATGGCAAATCAAGAGCATATCCACCCCTTCACAATAACCATCACCACCCAGCAGAATCCTCTATTCCTCCCAGTAGAGCCAAATAGGATAATGTTCAGGCCTGGAGCAAGTGATCCTGTATTTGTTTAAGTATGAGTCTGGTTGTttcaaaaagagaaatgcaaatctttcAGGAATTATCATCTTTACTTTGTTTTTACCAATGTCAGAAATGTCTTCCACTGGAATCTtatacataattaaaaaatagataaaaaaaaaactgtgatacTAGACTCACCAGAGTGTTTTTTCCCCTTAAAGTtgtatcattttaatttaatgagaATATACCCAGTTTTTCTCCCCTGTATGGAAGGGAATGAGTCTTTGAATGTTGGATGATGACCTCTCACAATGTAGAAAAATTATCCTGTTGCTggaagcagctttattcacagttgCACATAcctgcatatacatatatgtgcataatatgtgtatatatgcatatatgtgtaaacACATTGAATGTGTATAACACATATATAGGAATATGCAAACATGGGAAAGCTGCATACACAATAATGGCTTCTGCCACTATCAAGGGATTTTTCTGAGCTAGAAGAGAGAGGATAAGGATACAACCTGATTCTTTCAAAGATTCTGTGAGATTAGTGTagaattcacttttcactttcatgcattgcagaaggaaatggcaacccactccagtgctcttgcctagagaatcccagggacaggggaggctggtgggctgcgatctatggggtcacacagagttggacatgactgaagcaacttagcagcagcagcagtgtagcaTAGATTAAGGGATGATGGTCCAAGGGTGAACGCTGgggttttttttagaaaaaaatttaaattttttaaaatttaaaaattttcttttaaaaatctaaataattttTGAAGACATCTAAAACAGTCATAGCCCAAGCATCAGTGACTGACATATAGTGagttctcaataaatacttgtagaTATTACTTGAAATTGGTGCTACTAACACTTGGAGTCCATAGGCAATAAAATTATCAATAAAGTTATCTGGATAAACAGTATCAGTGAAACTATTTCTTACCTTCCAGTTCGTACAGATAGATTTTGACCTAAAAATCTCAATAAGTAAGAAGGTCCGTGGTCCCAAATGCAGGTAGCCGCCCAAGCCTCTGCAGACTTTGCAAGATTTTCATCCCAAACCTGTGTAAGGGAAAAAAACCCTTCAGCTTACTGGGTTTGCTAGTAACAAACAAAAAGAGGCAAGAAAGGATGCTGCCATTTCCTAAAGTTCTTTCTCTTCTACTTCCTGACTAAAAGAAAGCAAGATTAGACCATTGTTATTTAAAGTTCTACAATACAGTATGGTTATTCTTCACAAATCTTTATTGTTTTAACAGTGTCATCTAGACCCAAAGTCCAGACAAAATATCGTGTCTAGATATAACTTGGAGACAACTGACCACTAAAGTTTGAGTCTACCACAGTCAAATGATTTCCCTGGAGTTTATTCAGAGCTATTAATATATCTCAAAAATTAATATGATCAAATTTATTCAAATAATGAACCAAAACTGACAATGTACAATATTATAACTTTTATTGAGATAGAATTGATATGTAACAATATATGTTTCAAATGTACAActtaatgatttttatatatgtatatattgtgaaattatcATCACAAGAAGTCTAATTAACACTCATCACCAcaaatttcttttcttgtgaagagaacttttaaattctattttttagcaacattcaaatatataatacagtacTATAAATATAGTCACCatactgtatattacatccccaggaattattttataactgaaagtttgtacctttcacCCACCCCAAGCTCATCTCTGGCAACCACCCACCTGTTCTCTAGATCTATGAATTCAGTGTTGTTTTCGTTGTCGctgtttttagatttcacatttatGTGACATCATATgttgtctttttctgatttatttcacttagcataatgcctttaaGTTCCATCGATGCTGTcacaatggcaagatttccttgtTTCttacagctgaataatattccatttgtcCCCTTATCTGTTGATAAtaatttaggctgcttccatgtcttggctattgtaaacagtgccactgtgaacactggggtgaatGTATCCTTTTGAGTTAGTATTTTAGTTTCCTTCAGATGAATACCTAGAGGTAGAATTGCTATatcatatagcagttctatttttattttgggggagacattctatattgttttccacagtgttgGCACCAATTTCCATTTCCATCTACAGTGCTCAAGACTccctttctccatatcctctccaacattttttATGTCTTGAGTCTTTGACAATAGCCATCCTAACAGGTATGAGATGATGTCTCATTGTAGGTTGGATTTGCACTTATGCCAACTTTTAAAGGTCAGACTACATTGTgtcatttgaatattttatagtaaTGATAATATTAGAATTGTCATGAACTGGAAACATAGATGTATTTAACATAGCAATGAATTTAACTGAAAGGAAATTAATTTAGtgactttgaaataaaataggaaaaacaatAACTGATGACCCCTTCAAGAGACACCTTCATCCTAGGAAACCATGGCACCCACCCTCAAAAAAGATTTGTGAGTTCAAAAATTGTcttaaattagaaaaatgaagttATGTTACATAAATCTATCTAGAATTATACTAAAATATATTCACTCACAAAGTTACGTAAATCAGAACTGTCGAGAGAGGATCTGGAGCAATTCTATGGTGACAGTGGCCACATCTCCACTGTCTATGTAGAAAGAAAGATCATTCagaaagaatttcttttaatCATCTAGAATATAATCTTCCCATTTAAGGATTAAGTTAAATATGGCAAGATAACACATAATACCCttttaatactttggctacctgatgggaagagccaactcattcgaaaagatgctgatgctgggaaagattgagggcaggaggagaagggggcaacaaaggatgacatgattggatggcatcatcgactcaatggacatgagttagcaaactctgagagagagtgaaggacagggaatcttggtgtgctgctattcattgggtggcaaggagtcagacatgatttagtgactgaaaaacaaccttTTAATAGATGAGTAATCAATGTTACAGactacctgatgaactatggatggaggctcgtgacattgtactagaggctcgtgacattgtactggaggcagtgatcaagaccatccccaagaaaaagaaacgcaaaaaggcaaaatggctgcctgaggaggccttacaaataggtgtgaaaagaagagaagtgaaaaacacaggagaaaaggaaagatatacctatttgaatgcagagttccaacaaatagcaaggagagataagaaagccttcctcagaaatcagtgcaaagaaatagaagaaaacaatagaatggaaagactagagatcccttcaagaaaattaagagataccaagggaacattttatgcaaagatgggctcaataaaggacaaaaatgatatggacctaacagaagcaaaagatactaagaagaggtggcaagaatacgcagaagaactgtacaaaaaaatcttcacgacccagataatcacgatggtgtgatcactcacctagagtcacatatcctggaatgtgaagtcaagtgggccttaggaagcatcactatgaacaaagttagtggaggtgatggaattccagtggagctgtttcaaatcctgaaagatgatgctgtgaaagtgctgcactcaatatgccagcaaatttggaaaactcagcagtggctacaggactggaaaaggtccgttttcattccaattccaaagaaaggcaatgccaaagaatgctcaaactaccacacagttgcactcatctcacatgctagtaaataatgctcaaaattctacaagccaggcttcaacaatacgtgaaccgtgaacttcctgatgttcaagcgggatttagaaaaggcagagaagccaaagatcaaattgccaacattcgctggatcttggaaaaagcaagagagttccagaaaaacatctatttctgctttattgactatgccaaagcttttgactgtgtggatcacagcaaactgtggaaaattctgaaagagatgggaataccagaccacctgacctgcttcttgagaaatctgtatgcaggtcaggaagcaacagttagaactggacatggaacaacagactggttccaaattgggaaaggggta encodes:
- the PI15 gene encoding peptidase inhibitor 15 — translated: MIAISAVSSALLFSLLCEASAVVLLNSTDSSPPTNNFTDIEAALEAQLDSADIPKTRRKRYISQNDMIAILDYHNQVRGKVFPPAANMEYMVWDENLAKSAEAWAATCIWDHGPSYLLRFLGQNLSVRTGRYRSILQLVKPWYDEVKDYAFPYPQDCNPRCPMRCFGPMCTHYTQMVWATSNRIGCAIHTCQNMNVWGAVWRRAVYLVCNYAPKGNWIGEAPYKVGVPCSACPPSYGGSCTDNLCFPGVTSNYLYWFK